In Leucobacter denitrificans, the genomic window GTTTTCGAATGCTGCTCGGAGCGGCCGGGAACGGAGCGCTGCTTGCGGAACTGCTTGGGGTAAAACCATCACAGGTGACCAGATGGAAGCAGGGCACGCAAGTGCCCTCGGCTGAATCGGCCCGCTCGATCATGGACTTTGCGTATATCGTGGCGCGGGCCGAATCGGTTATGCATACGAGGGTCGTACCAATTTGGCTCGATTCACCGAATCAGTTTTTGCGTGGTTCGACACCGCGTGAGTGCATCAAATTGGGTCGGGTGGCCGAAGTAATCGGCGCGATTGACGCCGAAGATGAGGGCGCTTACGCCTAACGGCCATGACAGGCGAGACTCTGCGGCTCTATCGTTGCTACCCAAGAATTTCTGGGGCCCGAACGGGCAAACCCGGTCACTGGTCCTATGTACCGAGGCCCCAGTTTCACGGCCGCTGGGACAATTCTGACCTGTATGACTCGTGGTATTTCTCGAAATCGCAGGTAGGGGCAGTTGCTGAGAGCTTCTACAACAAACGTGAGTGGATCCCAGAGGTCTTTTTGACTCCGGCAGGTACTCCGCGAGCAATTGCTGAGTTCACATATTCTGGCGGCTCGCTTCTCGATTTAGACGATGCGGAAACGCTAATGGGTTTGGGAATCCGGCCCAGTGAGGTTGTTGTACAAGACTTGAGCAAGACACAGCAACTTGCGCAACGGGTGTTTGAAACACGAGCGAGCGACTGCGGAGGACTCTCGTGGTGGTCAGCACAGATGCCGTCTGAGAGTTCGGTTATGCTGTGGGCCGAAGACGGGGCTCCGCCAGCGGGACTCAAACTATCAGGGATTCAGTCGCTGAGCCTGGAGCACCCAGCCGTTATAGAGGCGGCAGCCCGACTTTATCGTCCACTCGGTGCATAGGTACGCCGTGATCCACCCTTGTGGGGGCCCGCGAGAAAACCTTGCGAGCGCAGAATGAGGGCGAGCACCTGGCGATCTTCGGCGTGCATGACGCCCTCGACGAACCTGTTGAGAGCAAGGTCGAGTGAGATGAGTCCTCCGCTTCCGGCGACCTTCTGCAAGATTGCGACGAGTGTGCGGGGAGCAAGCACAGATTCTTCGAGCCCCGGCCTTCCATCTATTTCGCGCTCTGTCGAAACAAATTCCGAAAAGCCCTCACCATGTGCTCCAGAAAACACCTGTTGGCTGATGAAGGCTGCGCGTGACACTCGCTCAAGCTCGTCAGCGGAGAGCGGGATGTTTCCTTCTTTGTCTGCAATCGACGCGGCTGCCAGAAGCGCGTTTTCGACGGGCGTGTCAGTGTATTCACGCGTATGGTCTGGGTAGTGTACACGGTAGCTATTCGCCCCGAATCTGTTCACCAATTCTGCGCTCATACGGTCTATGCCGCGATAGCGGTGCGGAGTCTGTTCGTTCGCGGTCGCAAGAATGACGAACCCTTGGGCAACGGTAACCTGTTCACCGGCATTCTCTTGAACAGAGAAACTATCGCCGGGACGAAGTTGCAATACTCTGTTCAGACGCTTCAGGAACTCGGCTGGCATCGCATTTACTTCGTCGAGTATGAGGGGACCGCCCGTGGTCATCGCTCGAAGCAGTGGTCCCGGAACAAAGACGCTCGCTGTAGCACCGTCAACCGGTCTCAGTTCGTGGCTGCCGATCAATTGTGTGCTCGAGATGTCGCCGTATCCGGACACAAATTCTGGTTGTCTGCCCAGGCGTCTTGAAAGGTACTCTGCGAGTGCGGTCTTTGCTCCACCGGTTTCTCCGAGCAGGAGCATCGGCTCACCACGCATGAGTGCTGGGAGAGACTCAGCAATAATGTCTCGCATCTGCCTGGTCAGAAGCAGCCCACGTTCGAGTTGAGACCTTGCCTCACGTAATCGTAGTGAGGAGACGGCTTCGAGCACCGCGTCTCGCGTAGTCGCATCTTTGATTTGCGTATCGAGCCACGAAACGTGCTCGTCAGTTGCGTGCGCAGCTTTGGTGCGGAGTTCTGCTTGTCGTGCTCGCTCTGTAGCAAGCAGCGTACGTCGCGCGCTACCTGCACGATGTGCGAACGCATCGATCTCTTTACGTAGTTCTCGCTGCGACAGTTCATGCTTACGAGTGAGCACGGCTGTTCTCAGAACCGAAGCGCGCTCGGTGAGTGCCGAGTCCACAACCTCTCGAGTCTCCGGATCCGCGAGTAGCGCATCAAGACGCTGACGTAGCGCCTCGGCTGCATCGTGCGCAAGCATGTCTTGAGAGTGTGCGCGTGCGACACGACGCGCCCTACGAAGCTCCCTGGCGGTTTCGGCAACCTCAGCAAGCACAGGATCTGTCGCGGGCGAAAGCATATCGTCACGCTACCACTCGCTAGTGTGGTGACATGGCTGAGGCGCATGGTGAAGCTCGATTGCGCGGAACAATTATGGCCGCGTCTGCAGTGCTCGGCGTGCCAGTTCATCTTGTAGAGGGCGACAGGTGGAAGGTCGAAGACGGTGCGGTGAGCGTCGGTCTCGACAGACTAATTGCAAACCGGGACAGTGATGCCGCAGCCGCACGGGTTCTACTTTTGATTTGGGAATCAGTGCGGGAGGTGCGAGTTGCCAAACTTCGCCGGATGCGGAGACTCGCGCTCGCACGGCAGAACCCGGATCATGAACCAGTTCTTGCGACAATCGACCGGCTATTTGCAGTGCGAGAATTGACCGCGGCGATGCCTCATCTGCGGGAGCCGTTGGCCCGCGTGATCTATGCCGATCTCCCGGGTAACGTGGGCGAGTTGAATAGAAATCTGCAGTGGTTATGTGCGTTGCTCGCTATCACCGCTGATGCGCGCGCTAGTCGAAGGTACATCGAGGCTTGTTCGCTCGAAGTTGAGGAAGAACTTTCGAGACTTCAGAAGACCGGCGGTGCGACTGCTGCCGCTCAGGTGCTTCGCCTTGCACTTGCACCAGACGGCAGCCGAGCGCATCTTCAGCGCTTTGAGCGTGCGTACGCCCTTATCGTTCCTCCATTCGAACGCCTCATGAAGATTGACCGCGCGCGCACTGGAATCGAGCCCGGATCACGAGAGGGCGTGGCGTCACCAGAGCAGTCGGTCGCGACCGAAGGGAGTGATGCGGGTGTAGCCTTCGACGCAGATAATGCCGAGCCAGGTGATGCCAACGCAGAAGCGTCGAACGATGAAAGTGAGGAGTCTGCCCGCGCTGGAGATAAGCGAGATTCCGCAGAGGGATCGGATCTCTTCGTCGCTGAACAGGCTGGTTTCGTCGCAAGTGTGCTCGACACTCCTTTGCCTGCCGGAGGCGCCTGGGCCGACGAAGTGCTGCCAGACGACCTCAGCGCGACTGGTGCATCAGAAACGGCGCCGACGACGCTTCCGTCTGGGCCGAGCCATTCGGGTGGATCGGCAGCAACATCGCTCGCAATCTATCGTGAGCAAGTGCGTGAACTCTCTCCACACATTGAACGATTGCGTGAGGTATGGCAGATCGTTATTTCTGAGCGGATTGGCGCGCGCAACGTCTTGTCTCGTGTTCCAAACCCAGAAGGTGAGGTGCTCGACAAGAGCTCACTTGTTCGAATTGTCGCCGAGGTGACTGCGGGAGTGAAACGCCCGAATGCCTATCTTTCACGACATCGTGACCTGCGCCGCACGAAACGAGAAGGAAGCACGGACTACATTTTGTTGATTGACCGATCCGCTTCAATGCTTGGCGCACCAGCCGAAGCAGCCGCCGATGCGGCACTCATTATGCTCGAGTCACTTGCAGCCGTGGAACGCGATATTGCGGCAGAAGAACGTGCACTCGACATCGACCTTGAACTCGCGTTGCGAACTGCGCTGATTGTCTATGACACCGAAGCTACCGTGGTTAAGCCGCTCTCAGGAGCGCTCGATGACCACACACGACGTCGCATGCACGCCGAGATCCGGGCCCCTCGTGGATCCACGAACGACTCGGTGGCTCTTGAAGCAGCGGCACGTGAGCTTCGAATTGGTGTGGGCCGCGAACACCTGAGCGTCGGAGTGGAACGTCGCCGAGTGGTCATCCTGGTGAGCGATGGTGGAACCGACGACAGTGCGCGTGCGCACACTCGATTGCTCAATTTGCGCGCGGCGGGAGTGAAAGTGTTTGGCATTGGGATCCGTACCGGCGATCTCGTCACCCGATTTGCGCCAGACGGGATGCAGCTCGATGACGCAAACGCTTTACCCGCAGTGATCGAAGACCTCATTAGGTCGTCGGGTCTTGACCGGGACCACTCATGACAGAGTCGATAGGCTCGAGGCCGGAGGAACAGATGGAACACGCAGGCGACAGCGGCGCAACCGAACAGGTTCGGCTTGCCAGACTGCTATTTGGTGAGCTCGCGCAAGAGCTTGACCGCGCGCTCGGTGACGATCACGGTGTGAGTGGATCCGTCGACCGAGCCCTCGACGAAGCTGTGAACGAGATTCGCAAGGGAGAAGCAGGAAAGGCTGCGTTTATCGGTCTGCACGAGAGCGAAGCAGCAAGGCTGGCCGATTCATTTCACGCCGCACGCAGCGTTGCCTCGTTGGCCGGGCTTACGGTGCCCGAGCCCGAAGAGTTCTGGCTTAGCGGTGCCCAGCGAGAGAAACTCGCCCGCGCACTCATATCCGATCACTCGCTTGTAGCTGTGCCAGCCCCGTATGGGCTCGGGGCCAATCGGTGGATCGAGGTATTCCGTGCGGTTGCGAGGCAGCAGGGGAGCACGCTTTCGCTCACCGCACCACTTACCTTTGCTCCGGAAGTTCTTGGCGCGTTTGCTTCACTCGACAGCGCCCCAGCGCGGGTGCCCTCAGTGCGGGGCTGGACACTCAGGCTCGTTCCCGGAGATGATTCGCCCGCGCGCATGGGGGTGAACTACTCTGTCGGCCCACACGCAACGCTGCCAGAGATGCTCATGCTGCAGCTCATGAATCTCGTTCGAGGGGCTGATCCCGTGGATCGACGGAGCTTTACGTGGCTCCAAGGAACGTTCGCCGATGGAAAATTTGCCGCTCGCCACTTCTACGACGAATCGGGTCGGGGAGTTGGCGTGAATGCGCGTGAGATTGGGAATCAGGGGCCTCACCTTGGCGTTCGAACTCCCGTGAGCTAGTGGTTCTCCCAAACACTCGGGGCGTCTTGTCTGGTAGATGGAAGCCGCGTCGAGGTGCCCCATTCTAGAATCTCGGGGGGAAGCCGAAGTTCATCAGGGTTTGCCCCCGACTTATCGATGATCTCGTCGACTGGAACGACCCCTCCGCCAGTGCGAAGAATTCGGCCGCGTACGATCGCGCGCGCATAAATCTCGGGTTCGCCTGCGATGCCTGACCCTCGCGGAGCAGGGCGCACAAATCGCTGCTCAAGGTACACAGCCTGGTCGTCGAACCCTAAGATCTGCGACTCAACGGTAAATTTCTGCCAAGGATTCAACGACTTCCGATAAGAGATTGTCTGGCCGACAACCACTGGATACCAGCCCTCGCGCCTAAACAGTTCGAAAACACCGTTCCGAAGCAGAAGGTCGAATCGGCCAATATCCATGATGGACAAATACTTGCCGTTGTTCATGTGTCGGAGGATATCGATGTCGGTCGGCCACACCCGAAACTGCGACCGTGAGACATCAGTGAACCCGATTTTCGAGCCCCGTTTTCCGACGAACCACTGATGCCAAAGTGTGCGAGGAAGCATATGCATGTGATCAGCCTAGGTTTGGCAAGATCGATCTCAGAATCTTTTGTCGAACACCGCAAAACTGGCGGGTGTAAGATGGATCGGCGCGTTCCGCGTACGAACCTCGAATCAGCAACTGGAGCATGACAACATGGCAACCTCGAACGACATCAAGAACGGCACAGTCATCAAGGAGGCAGGTCAGCTCTGGAACGTTTTGGAGTTTCAGCACGTAAAGCCTGGCAAGGGTGGTGCGTTTGTGCGCACTAAGCAGAAGAATGTTGTCACGGGCAAAATCATTGATAAGACGTACAACGCTGGCGCGAAGATCGAGACGGCAACCGTTGATCGCCGTGACTTCCAGTACCTCTACCAAGACGGTGCAGATTTCGTATTTATGGATCTGAGCGATTACGACCAGCTCACGGTATCCGCTGCGGTGGTAGGCGATGCGCACAAGTACATGCTCGAAAATCAGCAGGTGCAGATTGGTCTGCACGAAGGTGAGCCACTGTACCTTGAGATGCCGGCTTCGGTGGTTCTTGAGGTGACATACACCGAGCCAGGACTGCAGGGTGACCGCTCAACAGGTGGCACCAAGTCGGCAACGGTTGAGACCGGTGCTGAGATTCAGGTTCCTCTCTTTCTCGAGACCGGCACCAAGGTCAAGGTTGACACTCGCACGGGGGATTACCTCGGCCGTGTCAACGAATAAGCGTTCATGAGTGCACGTACTAAGGCGCGCAAGCGCGCGCTTGACATGCTGTTTCAGGCAGATGTGCTTGAAACTACACTCGCTGAAATCGTCAGTGCCGAAGCCGGGCGTGCCCTAAACGAGCCAGACCGCGTGGCTTCGTGGATATACGCCCGTGAGATCGTCGATGGTGTCGCAGATCACCGCGAGGAGATCGATGAGTTGATTTCAAGCTACGCGCAGGGATGGACGATTGATCGCATGCCCAATGTGGATCGCGCTATTTTGCGGCTCACTTCTTGGGAGATTTTGTACAACCCCGAGGTGCCAGCCGCGGTGGCTATTAATGAAGCCGTCGGTTTAGCGAAGCAGTACTCAACTGAAGACTCGAGCAGATTTGTGAATGGAGTGTTGGGGCGCATCGCTGAACACGCGCAGGCGTGACGTGCGATAGACTTGCCCGTGTTGCAGCTTTTCTTTAATGGCGTCCAGTGAGGCGCAGAAGGGAGGCGGAGAATGAACACGCGAACGGTTCTCGACCAGGCCGAGATTTCGCGGGCTCTTACCCGTATCTCACATGAAATCATTGAGGCAAACAAGGGTGTTTCAGATCTCGTTTTAGTTGGAATACCAACACGAGGCACCCATCTTGCCCAGCGAATAGCGGCAAATATCTCTCGCATTGAGGGCGTTGACGTACCCGTAGGTAGTCTCGATGTGACGATGTATCGTGATGACCTCGCGCACCATCCCACTCGCGCGCCCATGCCAACGGAGATGCCGGAAGATATCGACGGTGCAACTGTGGTGCTTGTAGACGATGTGTTGTATTCGGGGCGCACGGTTCGGGCTGCGCTCGACGCTTTGGGCGATCATGGTAGGCCCAAGGTTGTGCGCCTTGCCGCTCTTATCGATCGCGGTCACCGGGAACTGCCGATCCGCGCTGATTTTATCGGGAAGAATTTGCCGAGTTCTCGCGACGAGCGAATCTCAGTGCGCCTCGTAGAACACGATGGGGAAGACGCGGTAACGATCTCGTGAGGCATCTCATTGACACCCGCACGCTTACGCGAGACGAGGCGCTCCTCATCCTCGATACCGCGGAAGACATGGCAGCGACGCAACAGCGCGAAGTCAAAAAGCTTCCGACACTTCGTGGCAAGTCAGTAGTGAATCTGTTTTTTGAAGACTCGACTCGCACGCGGATCTCGTTCGAAGCCGCCGCTAAGCGTCTTTCTGCCGACGTCATCAACTTCAGTGCGAAGGGCAGCTCAGTTTCTAAGGGTGAGTCTCTCAAAGACACTGCCCAAACCCTGCAGGCAATCGGCGCAGATGGGGTCATTATTCGGCACCCTGCGAGCGGCGCGGCCGCGAGGCTGGCCTCGAGTGGGTGGATCGACGCGGGTGTCTTGAACGCCGGAGATGGCACGCACGAGCACCCCACCCAAGCTCTGCTTGATGCGTTCACGATTCGTCGAAGACTGCATGGTGAGGGGAGTCGCGGCAAGGGGCTCGATGGTGTCTCGGTCGTGATCGTGGGAGATATCGCTCACTCGCGTGTTGCCCGTTCGAACCTGTGGTTGCTCAATGCGCTCGGTGCTCGTGTGAGCTTTGTAGCGCCCGAGACGCTCTTGCCGTTCGGGGTGCGATCTTGGCCCGTGGCGATCCACCATTCGCTCGACACCGCTCTTCGTGAGGAGCAACCCGACGTCGTCATGATGCTCCGCATACAGTCTGAACGCATGCACGCAGCGTACTTTCCGAACGATCGTGAATACGCGCGAAACTGGGGTCTCGACGACCGCAGGTTCGAGGGACTGAGCGACGACACACTCGTGATGCACCCGGGGCCCATGAACCGAGGACTTGAAATTTCATCACGCGCGGCTGATTCTTCGCAATCAACCGTGCTCGAACAAGTTACACACGGTGTCTCGGTGCGAATGGCGGCACTGTACCTACTGCTATCCGGCGAACGAATTGAAAGCTGAAAGAGAGAACGATGACTGAGCGTATATTGATTCGTGGCGCACGGATAGCGGCTGATCTCGTAGAGCGCGGCTCCGAGATTACGGCAGCGCCGCAGCAAGACATTCGCATCGAAAACGGGCGCATTGCGGCCCGTGGAGAGAAGCTCGAACCGCTAGAGGGCGAACGGGTCATCGACGCGAGCGGGCTCGTCGCGTTGACTGGGTTTGTCGATCTCCACACGCACCTGCGCGAGCCGGGTTTTGAACAATCCGAAACGGTGCTCACAGGCACTCGCGCAGCCGCTGCGGGTGGCTTCACCACGGTGTTCGCTATGGCCAATACGCTGCCGGTGCAAGATACCGCTGGTGTAGTCGAACAGGTGAAGGCGCTCGGTGATGCGGCTGGGTACGCAACAGTGCGACCAATTGGGGCAGTGACCGAAGGACTCGCGGGGGAGCGCCTCAGCGAGATTGGTGCAATGGCTCAGTCTCTCGCAGAAGTTCGAGTCTTCAGTGATGACGGTAAGTGTGTGCACGATCCGCTGCTCATGCGGCGGGCGCTCGAGTACGTGAAGACGTTTGACGGAGTTATCGCTCAGCACGCACAAGACCCGAGGCTCACTGAGGGTGCTCAGATGAACGAGGGCGCGGTCTCGAGCGAGCTTGGTCTTAAGGGATGGCCGGCGGTCGCCGAGGAGTCGATTATTGCTCGAGATGTGTTGCTTGCCGAACACGTTGGCGCCAAGCTGCACATTTGTCACCTGTCAACTGCTGGATCGGTCGAGGTGATCCGCTGGGCAAAAGCGCGGGGAATCGCGGTCACAGCCGAGGTCACCCCGCACCACCTCATTCTCACCGAAGAACTCGCGCGAACATACGACGCACGGTACAAGGTGAATCCGCCGCTTCGTCGCGATACTGACGTGCAGGCGCTTCGTGAGGCAGTTGCCGAGGGTTTGATCGACATCATCGCAACAGATCACGCCCCGCACCCCTCAGAAACGAAGGAATGCGAATGGGACTCCGCGGCCTTCGGCATGGTCGGGCTTGAGTCTGCGTTCTCAATCGCGCTTTCCACACTCGTGCAGCAAGGGTACGTGAGCTGGGCAGAGCTCGAAACGCTGCTCTCGCAAAAGCCGGCTGAAATTGGCGGTCTCTCGGTCGGCGCAGAAGGCGAACATCCGAGCGCGCTCGAAGTCGGGCAGCGCGCTGACATCGTGCTCGTAGATCCCAATGGCTCAAGCGAGTTCTCCCTTGGCCACCTTAAGGGTAAGAGCACCAACTCACCATTTCTCGGAATGGAGCTTCCTGGCCGCGTCACCCACACGATCCGCCACGGATACCTCACACTCGACGACGGGCAACTCACTGAGCCAGAAACAGTGGCGCAGAAAGCAAGCGAGGTGTCGCAATGAATCGAATCACATTCTTACTCATTTGGATTGCAATAGCCGCGGCAATCTTCACGTTCATGGCGATTGCCTGGCGTGCGCGAAAGCGACGAGACGCATCGCTCAGCCCAGCATCGATTGGGCTTGCGGATCAGCCGATCGCAACATTTGCTCATGTGAGTTACGTCTCGACCACTCCCGTGGGAGAACCCTTCGTGCGCGTCGCAGTACCCGGGCTGAGCTACAAGGGCTGGGCAGATGTTGCCGTACACCGCGAGGGCGTCGCGATTCAGGTCACCGGTGAGCCGCGAATTGAGATTTCAGCGGATCGAGTTCGTGGCACCGACACTGCTCGAGGCCGTATCGGAAAGGTCGTCGAGCGTGATGGAATCTCCCTGCTTCAGTGGGAGGCACTCCAAGCCGGCTCTGACACTCGAGCCCTCGAATCCGGTTTCAGATTTGATACCCCGGCCGAACAACGACGATTCGCGGCAGCAATCTCGGAAATGAACCCGATCCACCACACAGATTTACCGACATCAACCAGCATCACCCAGGAGGACGACGCGTGACGAATACGACGAATGAAGTGACAGCGCCGCCCGCGAGTGCACTTCCAGAGGGTGCCGCAGTACTTGTACTCGAAGATGGAACCCGTTACGAGGGGCGGGCATACGGAGCCACCGGCCGATCGCTCGGAGAGATCGTGTTCTCGACCGGCATGACTGGCTACCAAGAGACCCTTACCGATCCTTCGTATGCCGGGCAAATAGTTCTCATGACTGCTCCCCACATTGGCAACACTGGCGCCAACGACACCGACATGGAGTCACGCAAGATTTGGGTCGCTGGATTTATTGTGCGCGACCCGGCACGTCGGGTTTCGAACTTCCGCGCAGAACGCTCGCTTGACGAAGACCTCGTGAATGATGGTGTCGTAGGCATCTCAGGCATCGACACGCGTGCCGTGACCCGGCGCATACGCTCGGCCGGTGCAATGCGGGCCGGTGTATTTTCTGGGAGCGAGCTTGAACTGAGCGAAGATGAGCAACTCCAGCTCGTGCGCGAGCAAGCAGGGATGGCGGGCAAGCACCTCTCAAATGAGGTCACGACCCCAGAGCGCTATATGGTTGCGGCCGCCGAGGGCACTGAGCGCGTCGGATCGATCGCGGTGCTTGACCTCGGGATCAAGCGAGCTACAGTGCGTTACCTCTCTGAGCATGGATTCGACGTTACGGTGCTTCCCGCGTCAACCACCCTTGAGGAAATACGCGAGCTCGCTCCTGATTCGATTTTCTATTCGAATGGCCCCGGAGATCCGGCCGCGTCAGACGCGCAGGTCGAAGTGCTCGCGGGATTGCTCCGTGACGGATTGCCGTACTTCGGTATCTGCTTCGGTAACCAGCTGCTCGGCCGAGCACTCGGCTTCAACACCTACAAGCTTCCATTCGGGCACCGAGGTATCAACCAACCGGTGCTAGACAAGCGAACTGGCCGCGTTGAGATTACGGCGCAAAACCACGGATTCGCTGTGGATCTACCGATCGAAGGCGAGCACGAATCGCCAGCCGGACTCGGTCGAGTTCGCGTCAGTCACTACAGCTTGAACGACGAGGTAGTTGAGGGTCTTGAATGCCTCGATATTCCCGCGTTCTCAGTCCAGTACCATCCCGAAGCAGCGGCCGGACCGCACGACGCTTTTTACCTGTTTGATCGATTCCGCACGCTAGTGAAAGATCGTGCAGCATCCTCGTCGAACACCACCAAGGAGACCAAATAATGCCGAAGCGCCAAGACATCAACTCCGTGCTCGTCATCGGTTCGGGCCCAATCGTCATCGGTCAGGCTTGCGAGTTCGACTATTCGGGTACTCAGGCCTGCCGGGTGCTCCGTGCAGAGGGTGTCCGAGTAATTCTCGTTAACTCGAACCCCGCCACGATCATGACAGACCCCGACTTCGCCGATGCAACGTACATCGAACCGATCACCGCAGAGGTCATCGAATCGATCATCATCAAGGAAAAGCCTGATGCAATCCTGCCGACTCTGGGCGGCCAGACAGCGCTCAATGCTGCGATGGAACTGCACGAGCTCGGCATACTCGAGAAGCACAACGTAGAACTCATCGGCGCAAAGGTCGAAGCGATTCAGCGAGGCGAAGACCGACAGATATTTAAAGATCTCGTCATCGAGTCGGGCGCAGATGTCGCTCGCTCGTTCATCGCACACACGCTCGACGAGGCGAAAGAATTCGCGAAGGATCTCGGCTATCCGCTCGTCGTACGTCCCTCCTTCACAATGGGCG contains:
- the carA gene encoding glutamine-hydrolyzing carbamoyl-phosphate synthase small subunit; this encodes MTNTTNEVTAPPASALPEGAAVLVLEDGTRYEGRAYGATGRSLGEIVFSTGMTGYQETLTDPSYAGQIVLMTAPHIGNTGANDTDMESRKIWVAGFIVRDPARRVSNFRAERSLDEDLVNDGVVGISGIDTRAVTRRIRSAGAMRAGVFSGSELELSEDEQLQLVREQAGMAGKHLSNEVTTPERYMVAAAEGTERVGSIAVLDLGIKRATVRYLSEHGFDVTVLPASTTLEEIRELAPDSIFYSNGPGDPAASDAQVEVLAGLLRDGLPYFGICFGNQLLGRALGFNTYKLPFGHRGINQPVLDKRTGRVEITAQNHGFAVDLPIEGEHESPAGLGRVRVSHYSLNDEVVEGLECLDIPAFSVQYHPEAAAGPHDAFYLFDRFRTLVKDRAASSSNTTKETK